In Gemmatimonadota bacterium, the following proteins share a genomic window:
- a CDS encoding GNAT family N-acetyltransferase encodes MRTLRLATTADIPALQLHIARAARALSVGYYTTRESESAITHVFGVDSRLISDGTYFVVEHELGIIGCGGWSWRRTLYGGDQRPVGTRDVLDPATEAAKIRAFFVAPEAARQGIGRQLLEACTEAARAAGFRQLELMATLPGVPLYEACGFTETERVTDIVPDGTPIRFVRMHRAIDG; translated from the coding sequence ATGCGTACGCTACGACTGGCGACCACCGCTGATATTCCTGCGCTCCAGCTGCACATTGCGCGCGCTGCCCGGGCGCTCAGTGTTGGCTATTACACGACGCGTGAAAGCGAGTCCGCCATCACGCACGTGTTCGGTGTCGATTCGCGATTGATTTCAGACGGCACCTACTTTGTGGTTGAGCATGAATTAGGAATCATCGGATGTGGCGGCTGGAGCTGGCGGCGGACACTGTACGGCGGCGATCAACGGCCGGTGGGTACGCGCGATGTTCTCGACCCCGCAACTGAGGCGGCGAAGATCCGCGCTTTCTTTGTGGCACCGGAGGCGGCGCGGCAGGGTATTGGTCGGCAACTCCTCGAGGCGTGTACCGAAGCCGCCCGTGCAGCCGGTTTCCGCCAGCTCGAACTGATGGCAACGCTGCCCGGCGTGCCGCTCTACGAAGCCTGTGGCTTTACCGAAACCGAACGGGTGACGGACATCGTACCCGACGGTACGCCCATCCGATTTGTGCGCATGCATCGCGCCATTGACGGCTGA